TACTAAATAAAGTTGTATTCAAAGGCCAAAAAGGTTTTTCTGAATAATATACTTCTCCAATTGTACCAGACCGCCCTGTTACAATACCATATTCACATCTATATTCATTATGATTAGTTAGTATTCCATTTGACCCATAAACATTAAAGTCACCATTTTCCTCTCTATCTTTTTTAGGTAAATCATAGCCTCTTTGAAGCTTCACTACATTTTCAAATAAATCTATGGGTCTATTTTGACTATTAGTAATAGGATCACCAAATATATCCAAAAATGTACTTTTTACTAATTTATCAAGAAGCTCTATAGTTTTTTCCCTTTTTAAGATCAGGATTTCTATTTGGGATAATAGATTTGCTATTTTTTTCTGCTCTTCTATTGTATTTGGTAAAGGTATTTTAATTTTTGCTAGTGTTTTTTGATTAAGGGTTTTTCCTTTTACCGCTATTTTTGCATCATTTAATAATGGTACAAATTTTAAAGCATAATACAAATAATCTTTAGATAATTCCACATCTTCTTTTATATTTAAAGCGGCAATTGCTTCATTTGTATATAGATCACAATCTGTAAAAGCAAGTTTTCCTATACTTAGTTTAAAACTCATTAAAAGAGTACCTTTTTTTACAAGCCTACAGTTTTTTTCTTCCACTGCTTTTTGAGTTATTTGCTCTTTTGTTTTACATACTGTTTTTTCTTTTAAATCACTTATAGTAACCCAAGGATAACCTTTTCCCCAATATGTTTCTGTTTTTCTATCAGGTGTTTTACCTATTTGGATATTACATAGTTTTGAAAGCTCTACTAATTTATACATTTTAGAATAAACTCTTTAAATCTTTAAGCTCACTTTGTATCTCATCTTCTAAACTTATAAGCTCATCTAAAATATCCTTTGGCGCATCATAAACTTCTTCTTCATAAGTAATTTCTTGGTAGCTTCCAAAGCTAAGGTCATAGCCGTTTTCTTTGATCTCTTTTTTAGGTACTAAGAAGTATTTTACTTTTCTATCATTTTGCTCTTTTAGACTGGCTCTTTCTTTATACTTTTTTATAATATCTTGTAAATCACCATAGTCACGAGTCCCATCCTCTTTATATCTAGGTTTTCTTTTATCATCTAAATCGTATCCATCACTTTGCATATCATAGAAAAACACCTCATCAGTATCTCCACCTTTAGTA
This Arcobacter sp. LA11 DNA region includes the following protein-coding sequences:
- a CDS encoding restriction endonuclease subunit S encodes the protein MYKLVELSKLCNIQIGKTPDRKTETYWGKGYPWVTISDLKEKTVCKTKEQITQKAVEEKNCRLVKKGTLLMSFKLSIGKLAFTDCDLYTNEAIAALNIKEDVELSKDYLYYALKFVPLLNDAKIAVKGKTLNQKTLAKIKIPLPNTIEEQKKIANLLSQIEILILKREKTIELLDKLVKSTFLDIFGDPITNSQNRPIDLFENVVKLQRGYDLPKKDREENGDFNVYGSNGILTNHNEYRCEYGIVTGRSGTIGEVYYSEKPFWPLNTTLFSINTFGNNLIYLTYLVKFFKLNRFVRGAGVPTLNRNIVHKEKIYVVDKDLQDKFSNIVKKIETTKKTYQKSLDELNQLFASVSQKAFKGELDLNSLEELIDVKPELLETSPSYDKSEVSTLYIKNKPSSSKAEKILQESSIHAFTEIGKEEYIHTLTIEDDKYFQKILKELLEKESTFTELYKLFTDKYGFDIPYDEDQNKNEKPFTFKDTIFQLLKEEKLFQIFDRETKQILLGVKKCDLSV